The Solea senegalensis isolate Sse05_10M linkage group LG11, IFAPA_SoseM_1, whole genome shotgun sequence genomic interval ACACACTCCTCCCTTTTTTCCAAGCATGTCAGGAAaatacggtggccttcacataccagaaatgaAGGCTTTTCTTCGATGTTCACTTAGTAATCGCACACATTGTGCTATAGTTCTATGTCCTTGTGGGCCACCGTAGAAACACAGAGACCTTTGCTCAAATGACTTATAAATGGCTGCAAATCTAAACGgtttagatccagtgtgtaagagttagTGACACCTACTGTTGATATTGCAGATTGCAACTTATCCGCTCACCTACTTTGTGGTTTAAGCATCAGGTGGATCCTGTTTCTTTCTGTCTAGTACAATAAATGAaccatttcttctttgtttacatAGTAAGCGCACACTTTGAGCTCTGGTTCGTCCTTGTGGGCCACCGTAGAAACACAGAGACTTTTGCTCAAAGGCTCCGAACTGTGATTAGAAACTTGTTtgagcacatttttgtttattaaaaaaacaattggtGCTGAcacaagttacacactggacctttaaacaaagtttaatgtgtgtgtgagtgtgtgaaggaggcacaaaatgacataaaaaaaggcAGTGGCTCGTCCCTATATAcactacatatatacatgtatacatatgtatgtgtatatatgtatatatatatatatataaatatatatacatgctaGCTATTTAAACTGATTAGCATAGTCCATTAGTTTAGTGAcctatttaaaacaaactgctttgaaacattatttatatttgttgtaAATTGTTCCCCTTTCGAATGGCCTTAAAACTCCATGTTTGCGTTGACGTGCGTtgacatttgttgtgtttttattccttaGGATTATCTCGGACTGCGACTATAGAAGGACAAAAACCATGCAGACTAAGATTAAGACAGAGAATATTTTCACAAAGTTGGGTCTCTGGTACGTCTTTGTTGGGTTTTTTGAGATGGTCACCATGGTAACCATGTCCGGtggtctgtgtgtatgttttagaACTGCacggtaaaaaaataaataaataaaataaaagctcatgTTGGAAGTTGGTTtggtctctttttttaaaggagcaGCACGTTCATTTCTGCTCCAGTTTTTCTAGCTTAGAATCTCACAACGTGGATGTTTTACAAGTaacctcatggtggcgctgcagGCAATCAACTTAAGGCACAATTCAAGGTTTTTGCACATAATTGGCCAGATTAAGACACGGAAAACATaacacaaagtgtttttatCCACTGAACTAAAGGCTCacagaatatatatgtatatatatatatatatacatatatatatatatatatatacatatatatatatatatacatatatatatatcattttttgactgaaaactgaagtttgtaaagtgtTGATTCCCCTGCACCAAAATTCATTAAGTAAATAGCAATTTTACACAATAGCACACGCGAGTATTTAATCCATCGTTAATACGTTCACATGTGTCACTTTATCACTTCTTTGTTTAGATttacttaagtgacacaaagtgagcAAAGGAAGCAGCTCAGCTTAAAAAtgctgactttctctatggggtttggtatacatgtaatgtcatgtaatgtcatgtaatgtcatgtaatgtcatgtaatgtgcagcagagggagcagttgacaaacttcagtttttggTTGGAGATCAAGCAGAAAACCTATTTTTTATTGAGTCTTAAAATATCCCTTTCTTCAATGTAAAATCATTTGGATTATAAACTGAGAGTAGCTAAAAACCCAGGAACAAATGATAAAGTAAACTTTCTTCTTCCTTGTAGATCATGTAAAGgaggaaaaactgtttttttaatgtcataaaataaaaatgaatgtgttagtTAAAAAGCTAATTATTGTCTTtaacttttctctcttttttaccctctttttcctcttttttgacttttctttcctccttatTGTGATTTTCAACCAATAGTCTTTCAGCTCGTTAGAGTAACTCAGCACAGGAgtcgacagaggcttgttgccaTCTCGGATTGTCTTGTTTCAAACATGTAGGTCAttcaaacagtaaaataaagggatttttaaatcacatattCTACAGTTTTAGAAGGATctgcacatgttttgtttttgaatacaCGTGAAGAACGACGACGACAAGAGGATTGAATGACCTTCAGTGAACCTCGTGTTACTGATGAACAGATGGAGACGACGGCTCACGAGCGTCTTCGTTTGGACCCAGTTTTGGACCCACTTCAGGAACAAGTAAAAGCTTCATtcacactgatgtgtgtgtgtgtgtgtgtgtgtgtgtgtgtgtgtgtgtgtgtgtgtgtgtgtgtgtttcactgtcaatcacactacTGAAGATAggataggtgtgtgtgtgtgtgtgtatgtacaccaCAGTATGTGTTCTATAAGtggtatatgtgtgtatttataggtATGTTTTACCTgtgagtgaaagtgtgtttttatatgatgtttgtttttatatgtgagatacatatgtatatctatatatatatatatatatatatatagatacagatAAAAAAtcacatataaaaacacatgtaccacatataaatacatacatctACCCATTAAAAACAGATACATACTGAACCCACATACTGAAAactacttttaaaaacacatcagccGTACATATACAAAACACATGTCACATacccaaaaaaaatcacacagaaaaacacacatatacatatatatatatatatatgtatatatatatatatatatacatataaatgtgacataaaaagtAGTCTATAAGTAGATTTATATATGGTTCTGTTGGATTTTAATGTaagatatatgtatgtatatatgtttatgtgtgtgtgcgtgtgtatatgtatatatatacacacatatatgtatgtatatatgtttatatatgtatgtgtgtgtatatatacgtatgtatgtatatatatatatatatatatatatatatatatatatgtgtatatatatatgtatatatgtatatgtataaaatgtggCATTATCTGTGGTTCTATGTTGTCATGTGTGGTacctgtgtgtattttaaatgtggtgtgtgtgtattttaatgagGTGCATGGGACGTTTTTTACTGTtagctgtttttatgtgtgacGTGTATATAAGTAGatttatatataatacagtatgtgtgtgtgtgtgttttagtgtgtagaagtgtgtatttacagttgaaaccagaagttgacatacactatataaaaagacacagatgcttttttttctcactgtctgacatgaaatcaataatcttagtgtatgtaaacttctgacttCTGACTGAAAGTCATaaaaaatccttctctcattattctggcatttagcaaatagaaatcattttggtaatcctaacagacataaaacaggaagtgattgtttgatttcatgtcagacagtgagaaaaaaagcatctgtgtctttttatatagtgtatttatacaacttctggtttcaactgtatatGTGGtacagatgtattttattgttttctctaAAAGCCGAGAACAAATTTCACCCAACGAGACAAACAAATACTCGTATAAATCatgggacagagacagaggcaacattttattttgataaggCCACAGGTGGacgaacacacagagaggacagtggACGCACAAGTCACTGCGTCTTTTCTAGTGGTTTTAACATCAGCATACAgagcatcctcctcctcctcctcctcctcctcctcctactccctCTCTACTTCCACTGACCCTTCTCATAATCCCACTTGGATGAGATTCCCTCGATGGGATTCATCCTCATTTCCAGCATCCTCTGCAGCTGCTTGGCCTGCCACTCGTCGTCAAAGGTCCTGGGAGGCTTCGGGAAAACTGGACGAGGGACGACGGAGAATTCAgaagttattttttgtttgaactTCATTTAACCAGGATGAATTAAAACggactgagattaaaaaaggagaaggagagtaGAACTAACGAGGTCCACTGAGTTTTATAAACTCTGTCTTTGTCACTTTtaaacctgaaaacacacacgtctGAGTTAAAGGTGATGAGATGTTTTACCGTAGACCTTCTGCCACCAGACGATCAGACCAGTGAGGCcgaggaagatgaagatggtGCCGACGACCGTCTTCCACTCTGCGGACGGCTGATTCATCTCTGAGAAAGTCTGACTGAACGACAGACGATACACTGcacggagagagagaagttaAAGACACAGTATGTAACGCGCACGTGTACTTCAATAAGATTAAAAATCTGCTTCAGTTGAACTTGAACATAGAACCATataaaacaggggtgtcaaactcatttttgttcaggggccacaaacggcacaatttgatctcaagtggtccgtaccagtaaaaatagtaaaataatagcataaacACCTATGAacaaccttttgttttttctcctttgttttacatttaatgaaggatattgttacaaaacatgacgtttcttgagaaatataagtgcaatttcaacaatatcatgcctaaacttattattcacacatcacatctggatctataaaggcacagaCGTTTAGTCActggtatctggaagtgaaaaatattgtatttgacattacgtttagattgtaatcgtagtgtgaaattttaacaaattcatcctatgggccggattggaccctctggcgggccggttccggcccccgggccgtatgtttgacacccctgatataaAAGCTGAATCACTGAATGTAGTTATCACCAATTGTGTGTATGCAGACATGTTTCCAGGGTCTCTGGGGGCCCCTTGGCTAAGAGGTACTTTAGGGGCCCCTCTTAACTCAGGAGGGCCCTAGGCTACCCTGATGCTacggctctgtgtgtgtacgtttattttactgtattgaTTTCAGAGATttaacatgttatttttgtgcCAAATGTGTACTTCACACAGGAGATAAATGAATTTATTCTCCAttcattccatgattttatataatTAATGTTATAAgcttcaagtttatttttaataagcCTGCTTATGATGGTTAAGTTTTAACGAtgcagtatgtaacatttctgcttcTCTAGAtctaaaaacaattaaaattgGTTCTTAaatgaaactgtatttaaacttgtacttgtacatactgtatatctttgtgaggaccaaacaacttataaacattttgtttggacTTAAGGTTTTAAGGTTAATATAAAGTTTAAGTTAAGGTTTAGGCATTGAGTTGTGACAGTTAAGGTTAAATTAACGGGGCCAAGGATTTAATTATGTCCACAAGTgtcctcacagtgtgtgtgtgtgtgtgtgtgtgtgtgtgtgtgtcctacagGCAAGCTTCTCCTCTTTGGACAGTTGGTCCCACGGTCCTTTCTCCTTCTGCTTCAGCCTCTCGTCCTCAGAGGACAGCGTGACTTTGTAGCGTCTGTCCGGCAGAGGGACGTTCGTGCTGTCCCAGTACATCGGCTGAGACAAGTCCTCATTCGCTGCCACCTCTGCGGGACAAAGGTAAGACAAAGGGTTTACCTTTACCTGCAGGTTTGATAAGGCCACAGGTGGACGGACACAGTGCAGTTATTTTCTCTGTCAGAAATTGAACAGAAATGCCTCCAAAAGTGGAAAAGTTTTTCTTTATGCAGTGTGGAAAGTTGAATTAAGGAAAGTATCTCATCGAAGCTTAAATCTCGTACTCGctgacaaacttttatttaaaaacctgaaatctCGTACTCGctgacaaacttttatttaacaacCTGAAATTCGCTGACAAGCTTTGCTAAATTctgacaaacttttatttaacctGAAATCTGCTGACAAACTTGAAAtttgacaaacttttatttaaaaacctgaaatctCGCTCAGctgacaaacttttatttaaaaacctgaaatctCGTACcgacaaacttttatttaacaacCTGAAATCGCGctgacaaacttttatttaaaatcttgacaaacttttatttaaaacctgaaaaacaacaaacttttatttaaaaacctgaaatcttcctgacaaacttttatttaacaacCTGAAATCTCGTACTCGctgacaaacttttatttaaaaacctgaaatctCGTACTCGctgacaaacttttatttaaaaccctGAAAATCATGACAAACTTTTTACTGAAAACTGACaagcttttatttaaaactgaaaactgacaaactttatttaaaacctgaaatCTCGTCGctgacaaacttt includes:
- the LOC122776702 gene encoding cytochrome c oxidase subunit 4 isoform 2, mitochondrial, encoding MLHLTTGRVGSLLAQRVTAALTSSSVRMASHGHEVAANEDLSQPMYWDSTNVPLPDRRYKVTLSSEDERLKQKEKGPWDQLSKEEKLALYRLSFSQTFSEMNQPSAEWKTVVGTIFIFLGLTGLIVWWQKVYVFPKPPRTFDDEWQAKQLQRMLEMRMNPIEGISSKWDYEKGQWK